The following proteins are encoded in a genomic region of Toxotes jaculatrix isolate fToxJac2 chromosome 3, fToxJac2.pri, whole genome shotgun sequence:
- the LOC121179738 gene encoding uncharacterized protein LOC121179738 isoform X5, protein MDGRRRKYTAPGSEFNIPSRTRRYWKRRKLTEAINMHQSNQETNLDQDSDPDSGSEDAHDGAEIHNQNQNSSDNDSDSGSEDANDNEITLNLDQDSSEYNSDSGSENTHDGGEIHQNEDSSDNRSEDAHEGDDITSLHTNPESDELPPNLSQTTESSVFSYEDSVDFGVFEPLWLSFTDSESIASGEEDSTDKSVTEESHLGAPINERFPPVNDEPLYTGSQLSKAQSFLLILSYALRHSLTGVALSDLLDLINIHCPENVLTSKYLFLKELNPIQGHLECHIYCPNCEYYIGDQVTEGSCSVCNSAWDRNSSLKNGNFFLYLPIHTQLEHLLQREDIACCLKSGNGTCNPETYDDICCGKMYHSLNKAGGPLDSPHAFSLTLNCDGVPVFKSSQYGIWPLQGMVNELPYLVRKENVLLFGLWFGTKKPNVNTFLKPFTQECQSLSTVGFKLHRNNSVNHCRVIAAVIMCDSVARPILQNMTQFNGHYGCSLCLHPGEQVPKGNGTVRVYPYKHVPKRDHASTLTDAREAVRTGQSVKGIKGPTCLVNIPHFDIISGMPPDHMHNVHLGVVRQMASMWLDSEHHEEPYYIGNRIPELDHQLLRIKPPCNITRVPRSFQQRKFWKASEWQNWLLFYSIFVLKGILPHAFYQHWLILVTFMFLLCKDTVTSEGLKRCEKLVVEFVKQFETLYGKENVSFNVHLCLHLPDSVRNWGPLWAHSGYIFESFNGEILKMFHGTQCVPLQIMKQFTYRQVLPLLKKNALTNAVPRCIQLYNNLTGEKKLKLFERVADQVVTLGLHYVRKLTKEEVLAMREKLSVTTDTVVKIFSRTLVKGELYYSEQFTRVMKRNSFTVLLDNGHIITVYYYIVVERLDNRKCFAVGKQYDKSHSFVFLDNVVSLKRVLQGRKQVFDVMKFNRKCMLVDLPQYANLYACVPPRFSVED, encoded by the exons ATGGAcggaaggaggagaaaatacaCGGCTCCTGGTTCAGAATTCAATATTCCATCAAGAACAAGGAGATACTGGAAAAGGAG GAAACTGACTGAGGCCATCAACATGCATCAGTCAAACCAGGAAACG AACCTGGATCAGGATTCTGACCCTGACAGTGGCTCAGAAGACGCACATGATGGGGCTGAGATTCAT AACCAGAATCAAAATTCCTCTGACAACGACTCTGACAGTGGCTCAGAAGACGCAAATGATAATGAGATTACT CTAAACCTAGATCAGGATTCCTCTGAGTACAACTCTGACAGTggctcagaaaacacacatgatgGTGGGGAGATTCAT CAGAATGAGGATTCCTCTGACAACAGATCTGAAGATGCACATGAAGGTGATGACATTACA AGCCTGCACACCAACCCTGAATCTGATGAACTGCCACCAAATTTGAGCCAAACAACAGAGTCATCAGTCTTCAGTTATGAGGACAGTGTCGATTTTGGTGTGTTTGAACCACTGTGGCTGTCTTTTACTGACTCTGAATCCATTGCCAGTGGAGAAGAAGACAGCACTGACAAGTCAGTAACTGAAGAATCACATTTAGGAGCACCCATTAATGAAAGGTTTCCTCCAGTAAACGATGAGCCACTTTACACAGGCTCACAACTATCCAAAGCTCAGAGTTTTTTACTTATACTTTCATATGCTTTGAGACACTCACTTACTGGTGTGGCCCTGTCTGATCTTTTAGATTTGATTAATATCCATTGTCCAGAAAATGTTCTAACTTCAAAGTATCTGTTCTTAAAAGAGCTTAACCCAATACAAGGTCACCTAGAATGTCACATATACTGTCCCAATTGTGAGTATTACATTGGTGACCAAGTCACTGAAGGGAGCTGTTCTGTATGTAACTCTGCATGGGATAGAAACAGCTCACTGAAGAATGGAAATTTCTTCCTGTACTTACCCATCCATACACAACTGGAACATCTTCTTCAAAGAGAAGATATAGCATGTTGTCTTAAGTCAGGAAATGGTACATGTAATCCAGAAACTTATGATGACATATGTTGTGGTAAAATGTATCATAGTCTGAACAAAGCTGGTGGCCCACTAGATAGTCCTCATGCATTCTCCTTAACATTAAATTGTGATGGAGTTCCAGTATTCAAATCATCCCAGTATGGAATCTGGCCATTACAAGGGATGGTAAATGAACTTCCTTATCTTGTCCGCAAAGAGAATGTTTTACTATTTGGCCTATGGTTTGGTACTAAAAAGCCGAatgttaacacatttttaaaaccattCACTCAAGAGTGTCAGTCACTGTCAACTGTTGGCTTCaagttacacagaaacaactctgtGAATCATTGTAGAGTGATAGCAGCTGTTATAATGTGTGATTCAGTTGCCAGGCCCATTCTGCAAAACATGACCCAATTTAATGGTCATTACGGGTGCAGCCTTTGCTTACATCCTGGTGAACAAGTTCCAAAGGGAAATGGAACTGTTAGGGTTTATCCATACAAACATGTTCCAAAAAGGGATCATGCTTCAACCCTAACTGATGCAAGAGAAGCTGTGCGTACCGGACAATCCGTGAAAGGCATTAAAGGGCCTACATGTCTTGTCAACATCCCACACTTTGACATTATATCTGGAATGCCTCCTGACCATATGCATAATGTACATCTTGGAGTTGTTAGGCAAATGGCAAGCATGTGGCTGGATAGTGAACACCATGAGGAGCCATATTATATTGGTAATCGTATTCCTGAGCTCGACCACCAACTCTTGAGAATTAAACCACCTTGCAATATCACCCGAGTGCCCCGCTCTTTTCAGCAAAGGAAGTTCTGGAAAGCTAGTGAATGGCAGAACTGGTTACTTTTTTATAGCATCTTTGTGCTAAAGGGAATACTACCACATGCATTTTACCAGCACTGGTTAATCCTTGTCACCTTCATGTTCTTGCTTTGTAAAGACACTGTCACATCAGAGGGGttaaaaagatgtgaaaaacTAGTTGTTGAGTTTGTCAAACAGTTTGAAACACTGTATGGAAaggaaaatgtgtcatttaaCGTACATTTATGTCTTCATTTGCCAGACTCTGTGAGAAATTGGGGACCTTTGTGGGCACATTCAGGATATATTTTTGAGTCTTTTAATGGGGAAATACTGAAGATGTTTCATGGCACCCAATGTGTTCCATTACAAATAATGAAACAATTCACATACAGACAAGTGTTGCctcttctgaaaaaaaatgcactgacaAATGCTGTGCCTAGATGTATACAGCTGTACAACAACTTGACTGGTGAAAAAAAGCTGAAGCTTTTTGAAAGAGTAGCAGATCAAGTTGTTACACTTGGTTTACACTATGTACGAAAACTTACTAAAGAAGAAGTACTGGCTATGAGAGAGAAACTTTCAGTCACCACGGATACAGTAGTGAAAATATTCAGTAGAACTTTAGTCAAAGGAGAACTGTATTACTCGGAGCAGTTCACTAGAGTAATGAAAAGGAATagcttcactgttttgttgGATAATGGACACATAATCACTGTGTATTATTACATTGTGGTAGAAAGACTGgataacagaaaatgttttgctgttGGAAAACAGTATGACAAAtcacacagttttgtgtttttagacaATGTAGTTAGCTTGAAAAGAGTGTTACAGGGCAGGAAACAGGTTTTTGATGTGATGAAATTCAATAGGAAATGTATGTTAGTTGATCTGCCACAGTATGCCAACCTTTATGCATGTGTACCTCCACGTTTCAGTGTGGAGGACTGA
- the LOC121179738 gene encoding uncharacterized protein LOC121179738 isoform X2 — protein sequence MDGRRRKYTAPGSEFNIPSRTRRYWKRRKLTEAINMHQSNQETNLDQDSDPDSGSEDAHDGAEIHQNQNQNSSDNDSDSGSEDANDNEITLNLDQDSSEYNSDSGSENTHDGGEIHQNEDSSDNRSEDAHEGDDITSLHTNPESDELPPNLSQTTESSVFSYEDSVDFGVFEPLWLSFTDSESIASGEEDSTDKSVTEESHLGAPINERFPPVNDEPLYTGSQLSKAQSFLLILSYALRHSLTGVALSDLLDLINIHCPENVLTSKYLFLKELNPIQGHLECHIYCPNCEYYIGDQVTEGSCSVCNSAWDRNSSLKNGNFFLYLPIHTQLEHLLQREDIACCLKSGNGTCNPETYDDICCGKMYHSLNKAGGPLDSPHAFSLTLNCDGVPVFKSSQYGIWPLQGMVNELPYLVRKENVLLFGLWFGTKKPNVNTFLKPFTQECQSLSTVGFKLHRNNSVNHCRVIAAVIMCDSVARPILQNMTQFNGHYGCSLCLHPGEQVPKGNGTVRVYPYKHVPKRDHASTLTDAREAVRTGQSVKGIKGPTCLVNIPHFDIISGMPPDHMHNVHLGVVRQMASMWLDSEHHEEPYYIGNRIPELDHQLLRIKPPCNITRVPRSFQQRKFWKASEWQNWLLFYSIFVLKGILPHAFYQHWLILVTFMFLLCKDTVTSEGLKRCEKLVVEFVKQFETLYGKENVSFNVHLCLHLPDSVRNWGPLWAHSGYIFESFNGEILKMFHGTQCVPLQIMKQFTYRQVLPLLKKNALTNAVPRCIQLYNNLTGEKKLKLFERVADQVVTLGLHYVRKLTKEEVLAMREKLSVTTDTVVKIFSRTLVKGELYYSEQFTRVMKRNSFTVLLDNGHIITVYYYIVVERLDNRKCFAVGKQYDKSHSFVFLDNVVSLKRVLQGRKQVFDVMKFNRKCMLVDLPQYANLYACVPPRFSVED from the exons ATGGAcggaaggaggagaaaatacaCGGCTCCTGGTTCAGAATTCAATATTCCATCAAGAACAAGGAGATACTGGAAAAGGAG GAAACTGACTGAGGCCATCAACATGCATCAGTCAAACCAGGAAACG AACCTGGATCAGGATTCTGACCCTGACAGTGGCTCAGAAGACGCACATGATGGGGCTGAGATTCAT CAGAACCAGAATCAAAATTCCTCTGACAACGACTCTGACAGTGGCTCAGAAGACGCAAATGATAATGAGATTACT CTAAACCTAGATCAGGATTCCTCTGAGTACAACTCTGACAGTggctcagaaaacacacatgatgGTGGGGAGATTCAT CAGAATGAGGATTCCTCTGACAACAGATCTGAAGATGCACATGAAGGTGATGACATTACA AGCCTGCACACCAACCCTGAATCTGATGAACTGCCACCAAATTTGAGCCAAACAACAGAGTCATCAGTCTTCAGTTATGAGGACAGTGTCGATTTTGGTGTGTTTGAACCACTGTGGCTGTCTTTTACTGACTCTGAATCCATTGCCAGTGGAGAAGAAGACAGCACTGACAAGTCAGTAACTGAAGAATCACATTTAGGAGCACCCATTAATGAAAGGTTTCCTCCAGTAAACGATGAGCCACTTTACACAGGCTCACAACTATCCAAAGCTCAGAGTTTTTTACTTATACTTTCATATGCTTTGAGACACTCACTTACTGGTGTGGCCCTGTCTGATCTTTTAGATTTGATTAATATCCATTGTCCAGAAAATGTTCTAACTTCAAAGTATCTGTTCTTAAAAGAGCTTAACCCAATACAAGGTCACCTAGAATGTCACATATACTGTCCCAATTGTGAGTATTACATTGGTGACCAAGTCACTGAAGGGAGCTGTTCTGTATGTAACTCTGCATGGGATAGAAACAGCTCACTGAAGAATGGAAATTTCTTCCTGTACTTACCCATCCATACACAACTGGAACATCTTCTTCAAAGAGAAGATATAGCATGTTGTCTTAAGTCAGGAAATGGTACATGTAATCCAGAAACTTATGATGACATATGTTGTGGTAAAATGTATCATAGTCTGAACAAAGCTGGTGGCCCACTAGATAGTCCTCATGCATTCTCCTTAACATTAAATTGTGATGGAGTTCCAGTATTCAAATCATCCCAGTATGGAATCTGGCCATTACAAGGGATGGTAAATGAACTTCCTTATCTTGTCCGCAAAGAGAATGTTTTACTATTTGGCCTATGGTTTGGTACTAAAAAGCCGAatgttaacacatttttaaaaccattCACTCAAGAGTGTCAGTCACTGTCAACTGTTGGCTTCaagttacacagaaacaactctgtGAATCATTGTAGAGTGATAGCAGCTGTTATAATGTGTGATTCAGTTGCCAGGCCCATTCTGCAAAACATGACCCAATTTAATGGTCATTACGGGTGCAGCCTTTGCTTACATCCTGGTGAACAAGTTCCAAAGGGAAATGGAACTGTTAGGGTTTATCCATACAAACATGTTCCAAAAAGGGATCATGCTTCAACCCTAACTGATGCAAGAGAAGCTGTGCGTACCGGACAATCCGTGAAAGGCATTAAAGGGCCTACATGTCTTGTCAACATCCCACACTTTGACATTATATCTGGAATGCCTCCTGACCATATGCATAATGTACATCTTGGAGTTGTTAGGCAAATGGCAAGCATGTGGCTGGATAGTGAACACCATGAGGAGCCATATTATATTGGTAATCGTATTCCTGAGCTCGACCACCAACTCTTGAGAATTAAACCACCTTGCAATATCACCCGAGTGCCCCGCTCTTTTCAGCAAAGGAAGTTCTGGAAAGCTAGTGAATGGCAGAACTGGTTACTTTTTTATAGCATCTTTGTGCTAAAGGGAATACTACCACATGCATTTTACCAGCACTGGTTAATCCTTGTCACCTTCATGTTCTTGCTTTGTAAAGACACTGTCACATCAGAGGGGttaaaaagatgtgaaaaacTAGTTGTTGAGTTTGTCAAACAGTTTGAAACACTGTATGGAAaggaaaatgtgtcatttaaCGTACATTTATGTCTTCATTTGCCAGACTCTGTGAGAAATTGGGGACCTTTGTGGGCACATTCAGGATATATTTTTGAGTCTTTTAATGGGGAAATACTGAAGATGTTTCATGGCACCCAATGTGTTCCATTACAAATAATGAAACAATTCACATACAGACAAGTGTTGCctcttctgaaaaaaaatgcactgacaAATGCTGTGCCTAGATGTATACAGCTGTACAACAACTTGACTGGTGAAAAAAAGCTGAAGCTTTTTGAAAGAGTAGCAGATCAAGTTGTTACACTTGGTTTACACTATGTACGAAAACTTACTAAAGAAGAAGTACTGGCTATGAGAGAGAAACTTTCAGTCACCACGGATACAGTAGTGAAAATATTCAGTAGAACTTTAGTCAAAGGAGAACTGTATTACTCGGAGCAGTTCACTAGAGTAATGAAAAGGAATagcttcactgttttgttgGATAATGGACACATAATCACTGTGTATTATTACATTGTGGTAGAAAGACTGgataacagaaaatgttttgctgttGGAAAACAGTATGACAAAtcacacagttttgtgtttttagacaATGTAGTTAGCTTGAAAAGAGTGTTACAGGGCAGGAAACAGGTTTTTGATGTGATGAAATTCAATAGGAAATGTATGTTAGTTGATCTGCCACAGTATGCCAACCTTTATGCATGTGTACCTCCACGTTTCAGTGTGGAGGACTGA
- the LOC121179738 gene encoding uncharacterized protein LOC121179738 isoform X6, with protein sequence MMVGRFIRMRIPLTTDLKMHMKSLHTNPESDELPPNLSQTTESSVFSYEDSVDFGVFEPLWLSFTDSESIASGEEDSTDKSVTEESHLGAPINERFPPVNDEPLYTGSQLSKAQSFLLILSYALRHSLTGVALSDLLDLINIHCPENVLTSKYLFLKELNPIQGHLECHIYCPNCEYYIGDQVTEGSCSVCNSAWDRNSSLKNGNFFLYLPIHTQLEHLLQREDIACCLKSGNGTCNPETYDDICCGKMYHSLNKAGGPLDSPHAFSLTLNCDGVPVFKSSQYGIWPLQGMVNELPYLVRKENVLLFGLWFGTKKPNVNTFLKPFTQECQSLSTVGFKLHRNNSVNHCRVIAAVIMCDSVARPILQNMTQFNGHYGCSLCLHPGEQVPKGNGTVRVYPYKHVPKRDHASTLTDAREAVRTGQSVKGIKGPTCLVNIPHFDIISGMPPDHMHNVHLGVVRQMASMWLDSEHHEEPYYIGNRIPELDHQLLRIKPPCNITRVPRSFQQRKFWKASEWQNWLLFYSIFVLKGILPHAFYQHWLILVTFMFLLCKDTVTSEGLKRCEKLVVEFVKQFETLYGKENVSFNVHLCLHLPDSVRNWGPLWAHSGYIFESFNGEILKMFHGTQCVPLQIMKQFTYRQVLPLLKKNALTNAVPRCIQLYNNLTGEKKLKLFERVADQVVTLGLHYVRKLTKEEVLAMREKLSVTTDTVVKIFSRTLVKGELYYSEQFTRVMKRNSFTVLLDNGHIITVYYYIVVERLDNRKCFAVGKQYDKSHSFVFLDNVVSLKRVLQGRKQVFDVMKFNRKCMLVDLPQYANLYACVPPRFSVED encoded by the exons atgatgGTGGGGAGATTCAT CAGAATGAGGATTCCTCTGACAACAGATCTGAAGATGCACATGAAG AGCCTGCACACCAACCCTGAATCTGATGAACTGCCACCAAATTTGAGCCAAACAACAGAGTCATCAGTCTTCAGTTATGAGGACAGTGTCGATTTTGGTGTGTTTGAACCACTGTGGCTGTCTTTTACTGACTCTGAATCCATTGCCAGTGGAGAAGAAGACAGCACTGACAAGTCAGTAACTGAAGAATCACATTTAGGAGCACCCATTAATGAAAGGTTTCCTCCAGTAAACGATGAGCCACTTTACACAGGCTCACAACTATCCAAAGCTCAGAGTTTTTTACTTATACTTTCATATGCTTTGAGACACTCACTTACTGGTGTGGCCCTGTCTGATCTTTTAGATTTGATTAATATCCATTGTCCAGAAAATGTTCTAACTTCAAAGTATCTGTTCTTAAAAGAGCTTAACCCAATACAAGGTCACCTAGAATGTCACATATACTGTCCCAATTGTGAGTATTACATTGGTGACCAAGTCACTGAAGGGAGCTGTTCTGTATGTAACTCTGCATGGGATAGAAACAGCTCACTGAAGAATGGAAATTTCTTCCTGTACTTACCCATCCATACACAACTGGAACATCTTCTTCAAAGAGAAGATATAGCATGTTGTCTTAAGTCAGGAAATGGTACATGTAATCCAGAAACTTATGATGACATATGTTGTGGTAAAATGTATCATAGTCTGAACAAAGCTGGTGGCCCACTAGATAGTCCTCATGCATTCTCCTTAACATTAAATTGTGATGGAGTTCCAGTATTCAAATCATCCCAGTATGGAATCTGGCCATTACAAGGGATGGTAAATGAACTTCCTTATCTTGTCCGCAAAGAGAATGTTTTACTATTTGGCCTATGGTTTGGTACTAAAAAGCCGAatgttaacacatttttaaaaccattCACTCAAGAGTGTCAGTCACTGTCAACTGTTGGCTTCaagttacacagaaacaactctgtGAATCATTGTAGAGTGATAGCAGCTGTTATAATGTGTGATTCAGTTGCCAGGCCCATTCTGCAAAACATGACCCAATTTAATGGTCATTACGGGTGCAGCCTTTGCTTACATCCTGGTGAACAAGTTCCAAAGGGAAATGGAACTGTTAGGGTTTATCCATACAAACATGTTCCAAAAAGGGATCATGCTTCAACCCTAACTGATGCAAGAGAAGCTGTGCGTACCGGACAATCCGTGAAAGGCATTAAAGGGCCTACATGTCTTGTCAACATCCCACACTTTGACATTATATCTGGAATGCCTCCTGACCATATGCATAATGTACATCTTGGAGTTGTTAGGCAAATGGCAAGCATGTGGCTGGATAGTGAACACCATGAGGAGCCATATTATATTGGTAATCGTATTCCTGAGCTCGACCACCAACTCTTGAGAATTAAACCACCTTGCAATATCACCCGAGTGCCCCGCTCTTTTCAGCAAAGGAAGTTCTGGAAAGCTAGTGAATGGCAGAACTGGTTACTTTTTTATAGCATCTTTGTGCTAAAGGGAATACTACCACATGCATTTTACCAGCACTGGTTAATCCTTGTCACCTTCATGTTCTTGCTTTGTAAAGACACTGTCACATCAGAGGGGttaaaaagatgtgaaaaacTAGTTGTTGAGTTTGTCAAACAGTTTGAAACACTGTATGGAAaggaaaatgtgtcatttaaCGTACATTTATGTCTTCATTTGCCAGACTCTGTGAGAAATTGGGGACCTTTGTGGGCACATTCAGGATATATTTTTGAGTCTTTTAATGGGGAAATACTGAAGATGTTTCATGGCACCCAATGTGTTCCATTACAAATAATGAAACAATTCACATACAGACAAGTGTTGCctcttctgaaaaaaaatgcactgacaAATGCTGTGCCTAGATGTATACAGCTGTACAACAACTTGACTGGTGAAAAAAAGCTGAAGCTTTTTGAAAGAGTAGCAGATCAAGTTGTTACACTTGGTTTACACTATGTACGAAAACTTACTAAAGAAGAAGTACTGGCTATGAGAGAGAAACTTTCAGTCACCACGGATACAGTAGTGAAAATATTCAGTAGAACTTTAGTCAAAGGAGAACTGTATTACTCGGAGCAGTTCACTAGAGTAATGAAAAGGAATagcttcactgttttgttgGATAATGGACACATAATCACTGTGTATTATTACATTGTGGTAGAAAGACTGgataacagaaaatgttttgctgttGGAAAACAGTATGACAAAtcacacagttttgtgtttttagacaATGTAGTTAGCTTGAAAAGAGTGTTACAGGGCAGGAAACAGGTTTTTGATGTGATGAAATTCAATAGGAAATGTATGTTAGTTGATCTGCCACAGTATGCCAACCTTTATGCATGTGTACCTCCACGTTTCAGTGTGGAGGACTGA
- the LOC121179738 gene encoding uncharacterized protein LOC121179738 isoform X7, protein MMVGRFIMRIPLTTDLKMHMKSLHTNPESDELPPNLSQTTESSVFSYEDSVDFGVFEPLWLSFTDSESIASGEEDSTDKSVTEESHLGAPINERFPPVNDEPLYTGSQLSKAQSFLLILSYALRHSLTGVALSDLLDLINIHCPENVLTSKYLFLKELNPIQGHLECHIYCPNCEYYIGDQVTEGSCSVCNSAWDRNSSLKNGNFFLYLPIHTQLEHLLQREDIACCLKSGNGTCNPETYDDICCGKMYHSLNKAGGPLDSPHAFSLTLNCDGVPVFKSSQYGIWPLQGMVNELPYLVRKENVLLFGLWFGTKKPNVNTFLKPFTQECQSLSTVGFKLHRNNSVNHCRVIAAVIMCDSVARPILQNMTQFNGHYGCSLCLHPGEQVPKGNGTVRVYPYKHVPKRDHASTLTDAREAVRTGQSVKGIKGPTCLVNIPHFDIISGMPPDHMHNVHLGVVRQMASMWLDSEHHEEPYYIGNRIPELDHQLLRIKPPCNITRVPRSFQQRKFWKASEWQNWLLFYSIFVLKGILPHAFYQHWLILVTFMFLLCKDTVTSEGLKRCEKLVVEFVKQFETLYGKENVSFNVHLCLHLPDSVRNWGPLWAHSGYIFESFNGEILKMFHGTQCVPLQIMKQFTYRQVLPLLKKNALTNAVPRCIQLYNNLTGEKKLKLFERVADQVVTLGLHYVRKLTKEEVLAMREKLSVTTDTVVKIFSRTLVKGELYYSEQFTRVMKRNSFTVLLDNGHIITVYYYIVVERLDNRKCFAVGKQYDKSHSFVFLDNVVSLKRVLQGRKQVFDVMKFNRKCMLVDLPQYANLYACVPPRFSVED, encoded by the exons atgatgGTGGGGAGATTCAT AATGAGGATTCCTCTGACAACAGATCTGAAGATGCACATGAAG AGCCTGCACACCAACCCTGAATCTGATGAACTGCCACCAAATTTGAGCCAAACAACAGAGTCATCAGTCTTCAGTTATGAGGACAGTGTCGATTTTGGTGTGTTTGAACCACTGTGGCTGTCTTTTACTGACTCTGAATCCATTGCCAGTGGAGAAGAAGACAGCACTGACAAGTCAGTAACTGAAGAATCACATTTAGGAGCACCCATTAATGAAAGGTTTCCTCCAGTAAACGATGAGCCACTTTACACAGGCTCACAACTATCCAAAGCTCAGAGTTTTTTACTTATACTTTCATATGCTTTGAGACACTCACTTACTGGTGTGGCCCTGTCTGATCTTTTAGATTTGATTAATATCCATTGTCCAGAAAATGTTCTAACTTCAAAGTATCTGTTCTTAAAAGAGCTTAACCCAATACAAGGTCACCTAGAATGTCACATATACTGTCCCAATTGTGAGTATTACATTGGTGACCAAGTCACTGAAGGGAGCTGTTCTGTATGTAACTCTGCATGGGATAGAAACAGCTCACTGAAGAATGGAAATTTCTTCCTGTACTTACCCATCCATACACAACTGGAACATCTTCTTCAAAGAGAAGATATAGCATGTTGTCTTAAGTCAGGAAATGGTACATGTAATCCAGAAACTTATGATGACATATGTTGTGGTAAAATGTATCATAGTCTGAACAAAGCTGGTGGCCCACTAGATAGTCCTCATGCATTCTCCTTAACATTAAATTGTGATGGAGTTCCAGTATTCAAATCATCCCAGTATGGAATCTGGCCATTACAAGGGATGGTAAATGAACTTCCTTATCTTGTCCGCAAAGAGAATGTTTTACTATTTGGCCTATGGTTTGGTACTAAAAAGCCGAatgttaacacatttttaaaaccattCACTCAAGAGTGTCAGTCACTGTCAACTGTTGGCTTCaagttacacagaaacaactctgtGAATCATTGTAGAGTGATAGCAGCTGTTATAATGTGTGATTCAGTTGCCAGGCCCATTCTGCAAAACATGACCCAATTTAATGGTCATTACGGGTGCAGCCTTTGCTTACATCCTGGTGAACAAGTTCCAAAGGGAAATGGAACTGTTAGGGTTTATCCATACAAACATGTTCCAAAAAGGGATCATGCTTCAACCCTAACTGATGCAAGAGAAGCTGTGCGTACCGGACAATCCGTGAAAGGCATTAAAGGGCCTACATGTCTTGTCAACATCCCACACTTTGACATTATATCTGGAATGCCTCCTGACCATATGCATAATGTACATCTTGGAGTTGTTAGGCAAATGGCAAGCATGTGGCTGGATAGTGAACACCATGAGGAGCCATATTATATTGGTAATCGTATTCCTGAGCTCGACCACCAACTCTTGAGAATTAAACCACCTTGCAATATCACCCGAGTGCCCCGCTCTTTTCAGCAAAGGAAGTTCTGGAAAGCTAGTGAATGGCAGAACTGGTTACTTTTTTATAGCATCTTTGTGCTAAAGGGAATACTACCACATGCATTTTACCAGCACTGGTTAATCCTTGTCACCTTCATGTTCTTGCTTTGTAAAGACACTGTCACATCAGAGGGGttaaaaagatgtgaaaaacTAGTTGTTGAGTTTGTCAAACAGTTTGAAACACTGTATGGAAaggaaaatgtgtcatttaaCGTACATTTATGTCTTCATTTGCCAGACTCTGTGAGAAATTGGGGACCTTTGTGGGCACATTCAGGATATATTTTTGAGTCTTTTAATGGGGAAATACTGAAGATGTTTCATGGCACCCAATGTGTTCCATTACAAATAATGAAACAATTCACATACAGACAAGTGTTGCctcttctgaaaaaaaatgcactgacaAATGCTGTGCCTAGATGTATACAGCTGTACAACAACTTGACTGGTGAAAAAAAGCTGAAGCTTTTTGAAAGAGTAGCAGATCAAGTTGTTACACTTGGTTTACACTATGTACGAAAACTTACTAAAGAAGAAGTACTGGCTATGAGAGAGAAACTTTCAGTCACCACGGATACAGTAGTGAAAATATTCAGTAGAACTTTAGTCAAAGGAGAACTGTATTACTCGGAGCAGTTCACTAGAGTAATGAAAAGGAATagcttcactgttttgttgGATAATGGACACATAATCACTGTGTATTATTACATTGTGGTAGAAAGACTGgataacagaaaatgttttgctgttGGAAAACAGTATGACAAAtcacacagttttgtgtttttagacaATGTAGTTAGCTTGAAAAGAGTGTTACAGGGCAGGAAACAGGTTTTTGATGTGATGAAATTCAATAGGAAATGTATGTTAGTTGATCTGCCACAGTATGCCAACCTTTATGCATGTGTACCTCCACGTTTCAGTGTGGAGGACTGA